Within Micromonospora parathelypteridis, the genomic segment CCGTCGGTGCGGACCAGCAGGGTGGACTGCCGATCGGTGTGGCTGGCCCGGATCACTGCGGCGACGCCCCCGATAGTGCCGCCGTCGTGCCGTGGGCCGACCAGTTGGCGGTGCTCGGCGACCAGGTCGTCGACGGCACCGGTGAGCTGCACCTTGGAGGCGTTGAGCACGATCAGGTAATCGCAGACCCGTTCCAGGTCGGCCAGCAGGTGCGAGGAGAGCAGGACGGTGGTGTCGCCGTCGGCCACGCTGCCCATCAGCGACTGGAGGAACTCCCGCCGGGCGAGGGGGTCGAGGCTGGCGACCGGTTCGTCGAGCAGCAGCAGCCGGGGTCGCTTGGCCAGCGCGAGCGCCAGCGCCACCTGGGCCCGTTGCCCGCCGGAGAGTTTGCCGACCGGACGGTCCGGCGGTATCCCGAGCTGGGCCAGGCGGGTACGGGCCAGCGCCGCGTCCCACCGCCGGTTGAGCTTGCCGCCGGCGATGACCAACTCGGCTGCGGTGAAGTCCCGGTAGAGCGGGGTGTCCTGGGCGACGAACCCGATGTCGGCCAGGCACTCCGTGTCACCGTACGGCGATCTGCCGAACACCCGGACCGCGCCCGCGTTGGGCTTGAGCAGGCCGACGGCCAGGTGTAGCAGCGTGCTCTTGCCCGCGCCGTTCGGCCCGACCAGCGCGGCGATCCGGCCGGCCGGCAGGTGCAGCGA encodes:
- a CDS encoding ABC transporter ATP-binding protein is translated as MDMVLEADRLGKRYGSAWALRDCSLHLPAGRIAALVGPNGAGKSTLLHLAVGLLKPNAGAVRVFGRSPYGDTECLADIGFVAQDTPLYRDFTAAELVIAGGKLNRRWDAALARTRLAQLGIPPDRPVGKLSGGQRAQVALALALAKRPRLLLLDEPVASLDPLARREFLQSLMGSVADGDTTVLLSSHLLADLERVCDYLIVLNASKVQLTGAVDDLVAEHRQLVGPRHDGGTIGGVAAVIRASHTDRQSTLLVRTDGPVSDPGWTVRDVSLEDVVLAYLADGNTQTSHTEWGVPA